The Sandaracinus amylolyticus genomic interval TCGCGGTCGTCGCGGGCGCGATCGGGGCGGCCGTGCAGGACGCGCTGTGGCTCGGGATCGCGCTCGGCGGCGTGGTGCTCGCGCGCGTGATGCTCGCGCGCCGACGTGCCCAGCGCATCGCGACGATCGAGGCGCAGCTCGAGACGTGGCTCGGCTCGCTCGCGAACGCGCTGCGCTCGACGCCGTCGCTCGGTGAAGCGCTCGCGGTCACGACCGACGTGGTGCGCGGCCCGATCGCGGAGGAGGTCGACACGCTGCTCAAGCAGACGCGCCTCGGCCTGCCGCTCGATCGCGCGCTGCTCGACTTCTCGGATCGCATCGCGAGCCCGCTCGTGACGAGCGCGCTCGCGGCGCTGCTCGTCGGGCGTCAGACGGGCGGCGATCTGCCGGCGATCCTCGAAGAGACGTCGGCAGGGCTGCGCGAGATGACGCGCCTCCAGGGCGTGCTCGACGCGAAGACGTCCGAGAGCCGCATGCAGGCGTACGTGATGCTCGCGATCCCGTTCGTCGTGCTGTTCGCGATCCATCGCATCGACTCCGCGTGGCTCGAGCCGCTCTCGTCGACGACGGTCGGACTGCTCGCGACGATGGTCGCGGCGGGCCTGTGGCTGGCGGCGGTCGTGCTCGCGCGACGCATCCTGGACGTGAGCCTCTAGCGATGATCGGCGTCAGCGCGTTCGCTGCGGTGTTGCTCTTCGCCGGCGGGCTCGGGCTCGTCGCGGGTGGGCTCGCGACCGAGCCGGTGCGGGGCCCGGTGCTGCTCGGCATGCGCGGCCTCCGGCGCGGCGAGCTGCTCGCGCGCGGTGGGTTCCTCGCGACCGTGGATCCGGTCGTGCGCTGGCTCGCGCGATGGACGCGGCACCTGCCCTTCGCGGGGCCGCGCGTGCGTCTCGAGAAGTCGCTGCGCGAGGCGGGCGACTGGAGCGGCTACGACGTCGACGAGCTCCTCGCGCTCTCGTTCCTCGGCGCGGTGCTCGCGACGACCGGCGCGGCGGTGATGGTGCGCATCACCGATCTGCCGGGGACGATCGTGCCGTTCGCGGCGGCCCTCGGTGTGTACCTCCCGTTCCAGCACGTGAGCGCGACCGCGGCGCGCCGACAGCGCGAGATCGATCGCTCGCTGCCCGGCGCGGTCGATCTGATCGCGCTCGCGATGAGCGCAGGCCTCGATTTCGTCGCGGCGATCGCGCAGGTGATCGCGACCGGGAGCAAGCAGCAGGAAGCGCTCACCGAGGAGCTCGCGTACGTGACGCGACAGATGTCGCTCGGGGTCACGAGGCGTCGCGCGCTCGACGAGCTCGCGGCGCGCGTGCCGATCGAGCCGGTGCGCAACTTCGTGGGCGCGATCCAGCAGGCCGAGGAGAAGGGCACGCCGCTCGCCGACACGCTGAAGCAACAGGCCGCGACGTTGCGCATGCGGCGCAGCGTGCAGGGCGAAGAGGCCGCGTCGCGCGCGGCGGTGCTGATGATGCTGCCGCTCGTGCTGGTGATGTGCAGCATCCTCGTGGTGCTGATGGCGCCGTTCGTGATCCGAGGGCTCGATGCCGGGTTCTGACGACGTGAAAGACCCGACGACCGATCCGCTCGCCGACGCGGAGGACGTCGAGTTCCACGACGAGACGACGGTCGCGGAGCCGTCGCCCGTGTCGTCGGCTTCGAAGGCGGTCCCCGCCGAGCCGGCTGCGCTCGCGCTGCCACCGACGGTGATCGCGGAGGTCGAGGAGGACGCGGGCAGCGCGCCGCTCGCGAGCGTGCCGACGCGGACGCTCGGCCTTCCCGAGACCGTGATCACCGCGCCGATCGAAGAAGCGGGCCCGAGCGTGTCGACGCTGCGCTTTCCCGCGGCGCGCACGCGTCCGAGCGCGCTCGAGATCGTGGGGCGCGTGGTGGTCGGCGCGGCGATGACGTTCGGTGTGGGCGTGATCGTCGCGCACTTCGTCACGTCGGGCGCGGCGATCGCGAACGGACCGCTGCACGTCGTGGTCGAGGCGAGCGACACCGCACCGACCACCGACGCCGTGACGCCGCGCGCCGCCGACGTCGATACGACGGCGCGCCTCGACACGCTGGAGCGCCAGGCCGCGGAGCACCTCGCGAGCGGTCGCCTCGAGGAAGCGAGCGAGGTGTACGCGACGCTCGCGGCGCGTGCGCCGCACCAGCGCGCATACGGGATCGCGGCGCGCATCCTCGCCGAGAGGGCGCAACGATGAGGCGCGCGCTCCTTTGCGTCGCTGTGCTCGCGGTCCTCGGCTGCGACGTCGTGCAGCCCGGAACGCATCGCGTCGTGGTGCGCGCCACGCGCGACGGCGCGCCGATCTCCGGCGTCGCGATCACCGAGGGCGGCCTGCTGATCGGTGAGACCGGCGAGGACGGCGCGCTGCGCCTCGACGCGGAGCGACCCGAAGGCGCGACGCTCGAGCTCGTCGCGCGCTGCCCCGACGATCTCCGCGCGCGCCCCGATCACTTGCGCGGGCGCGTGCGCGCGTGGTCGCGGCGAGACGCGGAAGGACGCGTGTCCACGCCGCCGCTCGAGTTCGAGGTGCGGTGCGAGCGGCGGGTGCGCGACGTGGTCGTCGTCGTGGATGCCGGCCGTCCCGATCTCGACGTGCAGGTCGACGGTCACGTGGTCGCGCGCACCGACGTGGCCGGGCTCGCGCACGTCGCGATCGAGCAGCCGCCGGGACAGCGCTTCGTGGTGCGCATCGACACGTCCGCGCACCCCGATCTCGCGCCGCCGAATCCGGAGCAGCGCTTCACGGTCGGTGCGGAGGACGAGGTCTTCTACTGGTCGCGCCCGTTCGAGGCGGATCGCGAGGAGTCGGTCGCGTCCGCCGAGCCCTCGCGCCGTCGTCGTGGTCGTCGCGGCGGCGGCGGGATCGAGAGGCTGCGATGACGATGCGCCGGACGAAGACGCGTCGCGCGCCGGGCGAGCCCGCGCTGCACCACGACGAGCGTGGTGCCTATCAGGTCGAGTACCTCGCGGTGCTCGTGCTCGTCTCGCTCGTGACCGCGTTCGCGATCGCGACGGTCGCGATCCCGCTGGTGCTCTATCACGCCTCGATCCGCGAGGCGGTCACGTCGCCGGTGCCGTGACATGCGCAGCGTGTGGAAGAGCGAAGAGGGTGCGGCGTACGTCGAGTTCCTGCTCGCGTTCGTCCCGATCCTCACGCTCTTCCTCGGGCTCGTGCAGATCGGTCTGCTCTACGCGGGGAACCTCGTGGTGCAGCACGCGGCGCATCGCGCGGTGCGCTCCGCGATGACGGTGCTCGACGACGATCCCCGCTACTACGAGGGCGAGCCGCGGCTGGTGATCGACGGGCGCAGCGCGACGGCGGACGAGCTCGCGGATCAGCTCGCGCGGCGCGACGATCCGTCGTCGGCGCCGCGCCGGCGCCCGCTCTCGCGCCGGGCCGCGATCGAGCTCGCGGCGATGACGGTGATCGCGGCGATCGAGCCGCGCGACGGCGACAGCATCGCCGACGCGCTCGGCACGCCCGATCTCGCGATGCGCGCCGACGCGGTGCGCGCCGCGACGACGATCGACGTGCGCGTGCATCGACCGAGCGGCGACGCCGTGCCGCCCGAGGTGCGCATCCGCATCACGCACGGCTTCGCGTGCCGCGTGCCCGTGGTGCGCCGGCTGATCTGCACCAGCGGTCGACGCCCGATCGAGGCCGACGACTGGGGCACGGTGCACGTCGGCGACATGAATTACGGCGACGGCGACTGGGGGGCCCCGTGAGCGCCTGCGATCGCCACCAGCGTTCCGTCGTCGCGCAGCACGAGGTGCACGCGCCGTCCGCCGCGATCGGCGACGAGCACGCGCGCGCCGAGCTCGTCGCCGGACGCCACCGGCGCGCTCCAGCCGCGCGAAGGAAGCGCGCCCTGCGCCCATCGCTCGAGCGCCTCGGGATCGTCGTGCACGTCGTAGATCACCATCTGATCGCGCCCGTCCTCGCGCACGAAGCTGAAACGCCGGCGCGCGCCCGACGGCAGCGGAAGCTCGGGGACGTCGTCGCCGCGTGTGTCCGCGTGCGCGAGATCGTCGTAACGAACCGCGGCGTCCGTCCACACGATCACGAAGCGCACGCCGGTCGCATCGCGCCGCGCGTACGCGTAGCGCATCGCGCCGCTCGCCGCGCGATCGAGGCACACCACGAAGCCGCGATCGTCCTGCATCACGCTGGTGATCCCCGCGGTCTCCTCGGAAGGAGCCGATGCGATGACTGACGGCGCACGCATCGCGTCGGCGAGCGCGAGCGGATCGATCGGCGGCGACGCGCACGCCGCGCGCGCCACGTCGAGCGTGCGATCGAGCGTGCCCGCGCTGCGCCCCGCGACCGCGCTCACCGCGACGCCGTTGAGCCGGAAGCGCGTCGCGCGCGGCGCCTCGGGATCGATCATCGCGCCGTCGAGCAGCTGCGCGCCGAGCACGCCGAGCCCCGCGTCGTCCTCGCGCGCCGGCGGCGCGCTGCGCATGCCGATCCACGCGATGGCGATCATCGCCGACGTCATCAGCCCGGCGCCGACGATCGCGACGCGTCGATCCTGCATCGCCGCGCAGCATAGCCGCGCGTCGCTGATCCGCGACGAGGGCGGCGCGATCATGGTGGTCGGCCTCTTCATGTCCGTCTTCCTCGTCGGCGCGCTCTACGCGCTCGCCGGCGTGGGCGCGACGGTCGCGTACCAAGAGCGCATGCAGCAGGCCGCGGACGAGGCCGCGTTCTCCGCGGCGGTCGGTCACGCGACGAGCATGAACGCGATCGCGACCGTGAACGCGGCGAGCTCGGTCTCGCTCGCGGTGCTCGCAGGCGCGACGCTCACCGAGAGCGCGGCCGATCTGTGTGTGCGCTTCGGGATCATCACCGGCGAGGGCAACCCGCGCAGCGAGTACCCCGCGCCCGACGGCTTCTGCCGCCAGCTCCTCGATCGCTACTCCGGCGCGCGCGCCGAGATGCAGCCTCAGCTCGTCGAGGAGCTCCGGCGCGGCACCGACGCCGCCGACGCGGTCGCGCGCGAGACGCCGCGCCTCGCCGCCGACGAGGTCGAGAGCGTGCTGCGCTCGCGGCTCGGTCGCGACCTGCGACACGGCTTCTTCGTGCGCCGCCCGATGGCCGCAGTGCCCTCGGGGACGGCCGCGTTCTGCGCGCTCGCGAACCTGCACACGCATCGGCTCGCGGAGATCGCGATGGGCCTCGACATGGCGTACCGCATCATCGGCGAGGACAACGCGCACATCGGTCGGGACCTCCCGTACTGCCCCGAGGTCGACGGCGTCGACGCGTACGTGCCCGCGCCCGCGAACCGCCCCGTGGGCACCGAGCCCTACCAGGTTCGCGTCATCGCGATCGGCGACAGCCCGCGCCTTCGCGTGCTCGAGCAGGGCGTGAACGTCGCGCGCATCTTCAGCACGCAGTGGGTCGACGTCGGGCGCGGATCGCCGAGCGACATGGGCACGGTCGCGAGCGTCGTGGTCGCGCAGGCCGAGTACTACTCGACGTGGCACCTCGCGAACTCCGGCGACGATCTCGCGGAGCACTCGGTGGAAGAAGAAGCGTTCCGCACCGAGTGGCGCGCCCGATTGCGCCGCTGGCGCTTCCCGACCGGCGGCTCGGCCGATCCCGCGATCGCCGACCCGCTCTACGAAGAGTGGCTCCGCAGCACGGTGCTGCCGGAGTGTGGCGGCGCATGCGCCGACGTCGTCGACGATCTCTGGGCAGCACGTGATGCGCTTCATTGACGACAAGCGAAGGCGCGCCGGCGCGCGATCGCTGCTGCGCGACACGCGCGGCGGCGTGCACACCGAGGGCGCGATGGTCGCGGTGTTGCTCGCGACGCTGTTCGGTGGGTTCCTGTGGATCCACGGGCGCACGCGCGCCGAGATCGACGCCGTGCGCAGCGCCGGCCGCGATCTCTGGCGTCCCGCGCTCGAGGGATGCGACGACGGCGCGCCCGCACCGGCGCGCGGATGGATCGGCGGCTACCGCGGTGTGCAGCGCGACGTCGCGCCCGAGGCCGCCGATCGTCTCGAGGACGTGCGGACGTCGGACACGGTCACGAACGAGGTGCGCCACGCGCGGCGCCCCGAGATCCTCGGCGGCGGCCTCGTCGAGGTGCGCACGCGCGCGGGCACGGCCTGCAACACCGCGATGGTCGAGGGCGAGATCGCGTGGCAGGGCCGCGTCGTCGAGCTCTTCTGCGAGCGATACCCGCTGGAGCCGAACTGGGGAGCCGGCTGCGATCTCGGAGAACGACCTCCGAGCGGCGAATGACTTGCCGGAGTGCTCGCCCCCCAGGTCCCGGACGGGAGGGAACGGCGGGCGAACCGATTTCTCAACGAGACGCTGCGGCGCAACGCACGTCGCGCGTCTCGATCGCGAGCCCACCATCGCGCCGCGCGTAGGCCACCACGAACCCATCTGCGCGCCGCGCGACGTCCGCGACGAACGCACCCTCGATCGCGACGCGCGGCGCGATCGCATCGCCGGCTCCGTCGCGCACCTCGAGCTCGAGCCGCTCGCCGCCCCCCACGATCGCCGCCGTCC includes:
- a CDS encoding type II secretion system F family protein → MIGVSAFAAVLLFAGGLGLVAGGLATEPVRGPVLLGMRGLRRGELLARGGFLATVDPVVRWLARWTRHLPFAGPRVRLEKSLREAGDWSGYDVDELLALSFLGAVLATTGAAVMVRITDLPGTIVPFAAALGVYLPFQHVSATAARRQREIDRSLPGAVDLIALAMSAGLDFVAAIAQVIATGSKQQEALTEELAYVTRQMSLGVTRRRALDELAARVPIEPVRNFVGAIQQAEEKGTPLADTLKQQAATLRMRRSVQGEEAASRAAVLMMLPLVLVMCSILVVLMAPFVIRGLDAGF
- a CDS encoding TadE/TadG family type IV pilus assembly protein codes for the protein MRSVWKSEEGAAYVEFLLAFVPILTLFLGLVQIGLLYAGNLVVQHAAHRAVRSAMTVLDDDPRYYEGEPRLVIDGRSATADELADQLARRDDPSSAPRRRPLSRRAAIELAAMTVIAAIEPRDGDSIADALGTPDLAMRADAVRAATTIDVRVHRPSGDAVPPEVRIRITHGFACRVPVVRRLICTSGRRPIEADDWGTVHVGDMNYGDGDWGAP
- a CDS encoding type II secretion system F family protein, whose protein sequence is MTTVAEGGVSSLWLWVGVIASSIGLALFVGGTIAGGDSPLRRAWNERAAKDDADLRFVRARIGGDAYLALQVLAVVAGAIGAAVQDALWLGIALGGVVLARVMLARRRAQRIATIEAQLETWLGSLANALRSTPSLGEALAVTTDVVRGPIAEEVDTLLKQTRLGLPLDRALLDFSDRIASPLVTSALAALLVGRQTGGDLPAILEETSAGLREMTRLQGVLDAKTSESRMQAYVMLAIPFVVLFAIHRIDSAWLEPLSSTTVGLLATMVAAGLWLAAVVLARRILDVSL